From the Helianthus annuus cultivar XRQ/B chromosome 17, HanXRQr2.0-SUNRISE, whole genome shotgun sequence genome, the window CGATGGTGAAAGGTAAGTTGACCAATATCGTCCTATACTTTGACCGTTGACCCAAGCTTGACCTTTCCCCATGCTAGCAAGGTTCAGTGATAGAGGACCTTTCCCTTCAGGGGCCATGAATGTGGACTGAGAATAAGAAACAGAGAATAATGTGCTGATCACACACACGAATAGACAGTTCAAAGACggaagttttgagataaacaacTCAATTCGATAGAAAAACGTGATAACATTGTCAACGCAGATTGTATTCATACCGAAAGAGTTTACATCGTGAAGGACCGGGAGCAGATCAAGTGTGATCTCTCCTCTCACTCTCAAAAACTTATTTGATTCAATCGAATGGCACTTCTATTTATAGGTCATTCCAATCGATTGGGGCTCATTGGCTTGAACTGTTTAAACGACTGATACAATCGTATGACTCATTCGTTTAACCACAATCACATACACATATTCAGTACCGACTCAATCTAGCCTATCCGTACAGTAACGGGCACACATATATGCATCAACAGTATTACATACTTTATACCAAATCAGGCTCTGATTAGTAGGTACGGAAGCGCCACGGGTCCATAGGGAGCTATTAGCAAGATCAGTGTTATCAAGTCCAAGGCTTTCACCTTCAGTTCCCACCTGAAGGCAAATGAATGTTGTATATAAAGATCGATGATGCTTGAGATAATATGATAATAAAAGGCGGAAAATAATAACCGGTGTTAAACGTGAACCTGGTAGGTCCATTTATTTGATGAATAGTCCTCTTTGGTGTTCTTCAGGTCAGCAAGGATGACTGAATATAGGCCTGCCCCCATGACATCGAACCATGGACCATAGTTctgttaaaaaacataaaaaaaaaaaaaaaaattaataaagtgTGGATTAATTTTTTTTGTCATGAATCTAAAACCTATGTAGATATGGGCAAGTAAAAGTAGAAACGAGGAAAGAAATGGTCACCTGTACACCAATCAACATACTAATTATATCCAATGTGTTGTTTCCTTGTTCGAGACTAATCTTTTCACTTATGTTGAAGCTTGCGTCGTCATGATAACCATATCCAAACGCTACAATTGATTCAAGATAAGAAAATGTAGCATACCATGTGAGTAGTTGTTAATCAGAGTTGGCATATGCACAAGAAATACATTAGCTaccctataataataataataatacctaaAACTTTACGGTTCAGGAAAACAAGAGCAGCATGTCCCAAACTCTGAATCAGCAAAAATGCATCTTTCTTTTCATCTGATTCTATGCTGCAGAGGTGAGGTGAAGTATTACTATCATATAAATAGATAGTCGCATGTGACAGTGTTTTAATTACCGATTGTATAAATATTATGATTTACTACAAATTACCTTGTACTATACCATAGAAAATCGCTCGTGTCTTTTGTAGTGCTTATCTGCTCTAGCAAACTAGTTGCTGTGAATGAGTCGTTACTCCAAACGCCCACTTTTTCCATATACCAACTCCAATGTGAAGTAGACAACGATAGTTCACTTGTGGCATCACTAATACTTTTCTGGGCAACAACCTTTATCCATGTTCAACATATACAACAGATTTAAATACAAATTTTATACAGTCTAATGAACAATTTATTTAGCTCATTCTTAAATTTACCTTTGCTGTGTTGAAAATAACGTTCTTACAATCTGGAAGGATGCTCACAGACCATGCAGGGAGAAAATACAATTTTCCATTAAATGTCACGTTTGCGTCTACACTGCTACCATAATTCGCAAGAAAAGCTGCACAATCATCGTCCGTTTTATAGTATACATCTGCCTGGTGAATGAAGCGTGAGTAAATCAATTGTCAGTGAGAGTAGACACAGTACAGTGtcatatttaatataaattaaataataaatatacagtttttttttaaaataagagtaaagtacatggatggtccctgtggtttaccaaaattttggatttggtccctagctttccaaaagtacacagatggtcctgtggtttgcactttgtaacgcatttagtccccagccaacaaatctCAAGGTTTTAgaatgtccaagttagggactaaatgcgttacaaagtacaAACCACAAAGACCATCTATGTACTTTCGGAAAAAGTTGGGGACAAAATGCgctacaaagtgcaaaccacagggatcatccgtgtacttttggaaaaaaaaaagtaGGGGACTAAATACgctacaaagtgcaaaccacagggaccatccatgtacttttggaaaaaaagTAGGGGACTAAATAAATACGCTACAAATTTCAAAcgacagggaccatccgtgtacttttgaaaagctggggaccaaatccaaaatttcggtaaaccacagggaccatccgtgtactttactcttaatAAAACAATGTATCTAGGCTGTAGCATACCTCTAAATTTATACCAAGAGATTGATGAGCATGATCTCCATTCACCAAATACTCCTCACATAGTTTTATTGCCATGTGTAGGTCCCGCAAGTGACCGAACTTTGGCTGCCTTATAAATCCTGCAAAACTAATCTTCATCATTCATTCTGCCGATACTTCAATACAGCTATTAGTATTCTTCTAAAATCAGAACATTACCATACTCATTTATCGGAGCATCATAATCATAGCTTGTAGCGACTAGAGGGCCTCCAGCTGTTCGCCCGAAATTTGTTCCACCAAAGTACTGCAATGGTTATGTTAGCTAATAACT encodes:
- the LOC110921558 gene encoding beta-galactosidase 6 isoform X3, with protein sequence MELWRIPSLVTLHSRNSVPDHKWPFSVQAEMERFLAKIVNLMKEENLFASQGGPIILAQVENEYGNVEWAYGVGGELYVKWAAETALSLNTSVPWVMCSQSDAPDPIINTCNGFYCDTFTSNSPSKPKIWTEDYTGWFLSFGYPVPYRPVEDLAFAVARFFEKGGTFHNYYMYFGGTNFGRTAGGPLVATSYDYDAPINEYGFIRQPKFGHLRDLHMAIKLCEEYLVNGDHAHQSLGINLEADVYYKTDDDCAAFLANYGSSVDANVTFNGKLYFLPAWSVSILPDCKNVIFNTAKVVAQKSISDATSELSLSTSHWSWYMEKVGVWSNDSFTATSLLEQISTTKDTSDFLWYSTSIESDEKKDAFLLIQSLGHAALVFLNRKVLAFGYGYHDDASFNISEKISLEQGNNTLDIISMLIGVQNYGPWFDVMGAGLYSVILADLKNTKEDYSSNKWTYQVGTEGESLGLDNTDLANSSLWTRGASVPTNQSLIWYKSTFMAPEGKGPLSLNLASMGKGQAWVNGQSIGRYWSTYLSPSTGCTDHCDYRGTYDAQKCQSKCGQPAQVLYHVPRTWVHAGENLLVLHEELGGNPSKISVLTRTGQEVCGHVFEDDSIPVDLWKSNADSTSRIPEVRLTCDQGWKITSIRFASFGNPKGDCGSFAQGSCHTDVLSIVQQACIGKKTCLIPVATAKFGNLCPGVTKSLAIEALCTS